The genomic DNA TCGAGCACGCCGAGCGGGCGTCCGTCCGGACGACGGATCGGGGCGCTGTAACACACCCAGCCGTGCAGGGCAGCCACCAGATGCTCGGCGGAGAACACCGTGCTCGGGCGACCGGTACGCAACGACAACGACAGCGCGTTGGTACCCATGTGCGTCTCGTCCCAGCGACCGCCGGGGGCGAAGTTCACCCGTTCGGCGCGTCTACGCATCACCGGCCCCCCGTAGGACCACAGGATGGTGCCGCTTTCGTCGGTGACCGCCGCGACGAAGCCCGCGTCGTGGGCGATGTCGTGCAACTGGTCGGCCAGGCCGGTCAGCGGCGCGCGCAGGGGCGACTCCCGCCAGCGCGCGCCGATGTCGTCACCGCCCGCATGGGGCGCGCTGTCGCGCGCGGGATCCACGGTGGCCAGCGAGCGCCGCCACGACTCGGCGACCTCGGCACGGACGGCAGGCGGCTCGGAGGCCGGTGGTCCCGGCACGCGGCGTGCCCACTCCTGTTCCAGCGCGCTTCTGCGCTGGGAGAGAGTGTCAACCGGCGTCTCGCGCGCCGTGGTCTGCCCGGACCGTGCCACTTTCCTGGTCTTCCTCGTCACCCCGTGCGATATCTCATCATGCCTCACCGGCTCCAGGAGCGGTTCGCTTCCGGCCCGGCCGATTCCCACGGCCGACATGCCGGGGTGGTGTACCGAGCTATTTCCCGGCATTCCGCGGCGGCACGGCGTTCTGCTCCGGCGTGGCCCGAAGCCGCTGTCGGACAGGTAATCTCCCCCCAGATACGCACCACCCGCGTGCCGCCCGCGGTAGGCGACGGTCCGCGGCAGGGGGACCGGTGGGCGGTGCAGGGGAACGCAGGGGTGAAAGGAAATCCGTTCATGGCTGGCAAGCGCACCGTGCTCACGGCGGGCCTGCGACGGCTCGCGGCGTTGTTGTCCGAGATGCGCGAGAACGTCGGGCTGAGCAAGGAAGAGGTGAGCGGACGCACCGGCATCAACGTCACCACGCTCTATCGGATCGAAGCGGCCCAGGCCCGCCCGCAGCGGCGCACCCTGATGGCGTTGCTCGACCTGTACGCGGTGGACGACGAACGCCGCAAGTACGCCCTCGACCTGCTCATCGATGCCCAGAAGCCCGGCATGTCCCGGCCGTGGGAAGCCAACCTCACCGAGGTCTACGCCGCCTACATCAACTTCGAGGCCGAGGCGCTTTCGGCCAGGCACTACCAGACCTCGTTCATCCCCGGACTGCTGCAGACCCCGCAGTACGCGATGGCGGTGATCGACACATCCATGCCGAAAGTCGAGGCGGCGGTGATGGAGTCACGCGCCCAGGCCAGGATGAACCGGGCCGCGGTGCTGACCAAACACGAACCGCTCGAAATGTGGGTGGTGATGGACGAGGCCGCGATCCGGCGCGTGGTCGGTGGCCCGGAGACCATGAGCGGGCAGCTCGAGAAGCTGCTGGAGATGAACAAACTCAAGAACGTGATCCTGCAGATCCTGCCGTTCGACGCGGGCGCTCATCCGGGCATGGCCGGCTCCTTCACACTGCTGGATTTCCGCGACCCCAACGATCCCGAACTCGTCTACGTGGAGGGCATCGCCGGCGACGAGTTGGTGGAAGGGCACGCCGAAGTGCGCCGTTTCGGCATCATCTTCGATCAGTTGCGCGCGATGGCGCTCAGTCCCCGCGATTCGATCGCCGTGATCGAGTCGGCCGCCGCGAGCATGCGCGCCCGTCGCTGATCGAACGCGGTAGGTCGCTTATTGCCACTGGTGAGGCTGCCGCACCACCGGTGAGGGACGCGAAAATCCGCGCCCGCGAAGACATCACGGCGGTCGTCCGATCGCCGGGGAGGTGACGACGGGCAGGCGCATCGGTAGAGTGTGCGCCGATGACCAGCATGGAAGCCCGCCTCGGCGACGCGACCCGGACGGTGCCGCTGCCCGGTCCGTGGGATGTCAACGAGTACCTGGCAAGAGTGGCAGCGCATCGCGGACGCTCGATCTCGGTACGCGCGGTTCCCGCCGACATGCTCATAGAGAACGGTTGCCGGGGTGCGGGTCTGTGGGTCGCCCGCCGCTACGACGACATGATCGTCTTCGATTCCGAAGCCACCGGACGCAACGCCGACCACATCATCCTGCACGAGGTCGGTCACATGCTGCTCGGGCACGGACCCTCCGATGCCGACATCGCCGACGGTCTGTTGCCCACGCCCCTGCCGCCCGACCTGGCCGCGCTGGTCCCCGCCGTGGCGGGTCAGCATGTGCTGGGGCGCGCGCAGTTCGGTCCGGAACGTGAACAGGAAGCGCAGGTGTTCGCGGACATGATGACGGTGTACGCGACTCTGCCGCGGCGCAAGAGCCGCGGCATCCGATTCTTCGGCCGCGGCCGCTAGGACGACGCGGCCGCAGGACCGCGACCGCAGGACACAGCCTCAAGCTGCGGGCGGTCTGCGGGTGCCTGTGCGCAGGTCGTCGAGCAGGGCTTGATAGCAGTCGGCGAGGGCGATCATCCGCGGCGAGGACGGGTAGGCCGGGTCGTCCGGGAGATAGGCCAGCACCGTGTGGTGGGCCAGCCGGTCCACCAGACACCCGATCGTCTCCTCCCCCGGACGGGCCTGCTCACTCGGCACGGGCGTGGCCAGGGTGACCCAGCGGTCGATCGCCCGGACCAGCTGGACTCTGCGCCGGTCCAGCGGGCCCGTCCTGGCCGAAGGCGTGCGTTCCCTGGTCGCGTGCAGGCGGGCGAGTTCACCGGCCGCCGCGAGCATCGGATGGCCCGCGAAAGGGCGTCCCCGGCAGGCCGCCAGCAGGGAACTCTTGCCGGGCAGCATCCAGTCGTCGATCGTGTCGGTCATCCACATCACCAGCCCTTCGCGCCCGCCCATCTTCCACGTCCGCGCCTGATCAGGGAAGAAGACGGACGCGGACATCCGGACCGCCGCCTTCGCCGCCCGGACCCGCCCGCGTATCGTTGCCGCCGTGGTCGAATCACCGACGTCCGTCCCCGTTCATCCCGAGATCGCCGCGCTCGCGCCGTTGCTGGGTACCTGGCGCGGCACCGGTCACGGCGAGTACCCGACCATCGACCCGTTCGACTACCTCGAAGAGGTCCGGTTCGGACACCTCGGCAGGCCATTTCTCACCTATCGGCAGCGCACCCGCGCCGCCGACGGTAGCAGGCCGATGCACGCCGAGACCGGCTATCTGCGCTGCCCACGCCCCGACCACGTCGAACTGGTGCTCGCCCACCCGACCGGGATCACCGAGATCTGCGAGGGCTCCCTGAGTGTCTCCGACGGCGAACTGCGCATGGAGTTCACCTCGACCGCCGTCGGCCGGACCAGCACCGCGAAGCTGGTCACCGCCCTCGGCCGCTCGTTCCACCTGCACGGCGACACCCTCGACTACACGCTGCGTATGGCGGCCGTCGGCGAACCGCTGACCCACCATCTCGCCGCGAGCCTGCACCGCGTCGCCGAACTGCGTCCCGCCTGAGACCCCGCGAGGGTGCTCAGTACTCCGGCGGCAGCACCGCGAACATGTCCCGGGTGACCGCGACCGCGTTGTCCGAGCTACCGCCCTTGACGAGCAACGTCGCGAAGGCGATGTCCCCGCGGTAGCCGACGAACCAGGAGTGCGAACCGCCGTCGACCTCCGCCTCGCCGGTCTTGCCGTAGACCTCGCCCTGGTCGACGATGCGGGTGGCCGTGCCGCCGGTGATCACCTTGCGCATCATCAGCCGCAAGCCGTCGATCACCTCGGGGGCGATCGCCGGTCGCTCACCGTCCACCACGGTCTCGCGCCCGGCGATCAGCCACGGGACCGGCGCGCTGCCGTGGGCCACCGTGGCCGCCATCAGAGCCATACCGAACGGGCTGACCACCACCTTGCCCTGGCCGATACCGTCCTCGGCACGTTGCACCAGGTTGTCGGCCGGCGGCACCGAACCCGAGGTCGTCGGCAACCCGACCACGGTGTAGTCCGGGCCGACCCCCAGGCTCGCGGCGGTCACGTGCAGCGCGTCGGCGGACAGTTCGCCGGCCAGCTTGGCGAACGAGGTATTGCAGGAACGTTCGTAGGCGGTGGCCATCGGCACGCTGCCCACGCTGAACATGTTGTAGTTGGGGATGGTGCGTTCGCCGATCACGATCTGGCTCGGGCACGGCACGATGGTGTCCGGTGTGGCCACCCCCGCACCCATGGCCGCCGCCGCGGTCACCGTCTTGAAGATCGAGCCGGGCGGATACTGTCCGATGGTGGCCATCGGCCCGTCGCGGTCGGTCGCCTCGTTCTGTGCCACCGCGAGGATCGCGCCCGTCGACGGGCGGATCACCACCATCATGGTCTGCTCTTTCGGCACGTTCACCGCGCGCTGCGCGGCGTTCTGCACATAGCGGTCGATGCTGAGCGAGAACGACGGGGCCGGCTGGGCGGGCACTTCGGTGAGCACCCCGGTATCGGCGCCGTTGGCGTTCATGGTGACCACGCTCCAGCCCGCCTTGCCGTCGACCTCGGCGATGACGGTCCGGCGGATCTGGGTCATCAGGTCGGGCGCGAAGGCGCGATCAGCGGCCACCATGTCCCACTCCTCGTGGAAATCCACCCCTGGCAGACCGATCAACATCGCGCCGACCTGCTCGTATTCGAGTTCGCTGAGCAGCAGCACAGTGGTGGGGCCGCCGGCCTCGCGGGCCGCTTTCAGAATCGCTTCCGGGGTGAGGCGCTTGTCGAAACGGATCAGCGCCGCCGACAGCGACGCCGCCACATCGGCCGGATCGGTGGCGGCGGAGGCGGTGAAGCTCACCCGGGTCACCTTGCCGGGGATCAGGACATCGCTGCCGGACTGTTCGTTGACGCGGGCACGCGGGGCAGGGGTGGCCCGCAGAGCCAACGTCTGGGTGTCACCCAGCCGGGGATGGATGTTCGAGGAGGTCCAGCGCACCATCCAGCGACCTTCGCTGCGACCCATCTGCAGCTGCCCGGTGTAGGACCAGACCCGGTCCTTGGGCATCCGCCACTCGTAGCTGTAGTCGACGGTCGCGGTGTCACCGGTGACCCTGGCCGCGCCCGCCCGCGCGGACAGTTCCTCGGCCTGGAGGTTCTCCCACACCGAAGCCAGTGCGGCGCTTGCCTTGTCGGGCCTGCTGGTGAGCTCGGCTGCCCGGTCGAGATCTCCGGCGGCGAAGGCGGCCAAGAAGGCCTCCGCCAATCCCACCGGGCCCTTGGGTTCCGACGAGCAGCCCACGACAGCCGCCGCGACCAGGAGCGCGACGACCACCGGGATCAGCAGACGTCTCATCGCTGCCGATCGTACTGGGCCACCATTCGGCAAGCGGCCACGGCGCACCGGAAAATCGCCCCGGACAACCGATTCCGCCCGCATGTCGTGGCGGCGCGGCGAAGGAACTCAGTCCAGCAGTACCGTGGCGAACGTGGCGACCTGCCGGAATCCGACTCGGCTGTAGGCTCGGCGAGCCGCGGCGTTGTAGTCGTTGACGTAGAGACTGGCAACGCGGCCCGACGCCACCACGGCCTCGGCGACCGCCGCCGTGCCCACCGTGCCCAGCCCGCGACCGCGACGGTCGGGATGCACCCATACGCCCTGGATCTGGCCGGTGCGCCTGGACAGCGAACCGATCTCGGCCTTGTACACCACCCGGCCGTCCTCGAAACGCGCCCAGGCGCGGCCGGATTCGATGAGGCTCCGGATACGGCGCCGGTAGGCCCGACCGCCATCACCCGCGCGCGGGTCGACCCCCACCTCCTCGATGAACATGGCAATGGCCGCCTCGAGGTAACGGTCGAGTTCGGCGGGGACGGCACGGCGAACCTCGGGATCGGCGCGAACCGCGGGCGCCTGGCTCAGCGCGAGCAGCGGCTGGGTGGCGCGCAGGTCCCGCGGTGCGCCCCAACGATCGCTGAGCATCTCCCACAGCGGCAGCGCGAGTTCCTGCCTGCCGACGATCGAGGAACAGATACGCGGCCATCGTCCGGCCCGGTCGGCGAAGGCCCGCAGCGCGTCCCGATCGCCGAGCAGCGGGACCAGATTGGCACCGGAGAAGCACAGCGACTCCGATGGGCTCCGGCGAGTCCACATCTCGCCGAAACCGTCGCGCGCGTCGAGACCGAACTCCTGCACGCGCGCCGCGACCATGCACGAGGCGACCGGATCGGCGTCGAGGACCCGCAGCACCTGAGCCAGTTCCCGGTTCGCGAGCGGACGCGCGGCAACTACCTTCGCCCGACGCGTCGGCTCCCGCAGACTCCGCACATCCGACAGCCTGCCACGAACCGCGCCCACACGGTACAGATAACCGCCGAAGACCAGGTCAGCCGA from Nocardia higoensis includes the following:
- a CDS encoding helix-turn-helix domain-containing protein → MAGKRTVLTAGLRRLAALLSEMRENVGLSKEEVSGRTGINVTTLYRIEAAQARPQRRTLMALLDLYAVDDERRKYALDLLIDAQKPGMSRPWEANLTEVYAAYINFEAEALSARHYQTSFIPGLLQTPQYAMAVIDTSMPKVEAAVMESRAQARMNRAAVLTKHEPLEMWVVMDEAAIRRVVGGPETMSGQLEKLLEMNKLKNVILQILPFDAGAHPGMAGSFTLLDFRDPNDPELVYVEGIAGDELVEGHAEVRRFGIIFDQLRAMALSPRDSIAVIESAAASMRARR
- a CDS encoding peroxynitrite isomerase yields the protein MVESPTSVPVHPEIAALAPLLGTWRGTGHGEYPTIDPFDYLEEVRFGHLGRPFLTYRQRTRAADGSRPMHAETGYLRCPRPDHVELVLAHPTGITEICEGSLSVSDGELRMEFTSTAVGRTSTAKLVTALGRSFHLHGDTLDYTLRMAAVGEPLTHHLAASLHRVAELRPA
- a CDS encoding penicillin-binding transpeptidase domain-containing protein, which translates into the protein MRRLLIPVVVALLVAAAVVGCSSEPKGPVGLAEAFLAAFAAGDLDRAAELTSRPDKASAALASVWENLQAEELSARAGAARVTGDTATVDYSYEWRMPKDRVWSYTGQLQMGRSEGRWMVRWTSSNIHPRLGDTQTLALRATPAPRARVNEQSGSDVLIPGKVTRVSFTASAATDPADVAASLSAALIRFDKRLTPEAILKAAREAGGPTTVLLLSELEYEQVGAMLIGLPGVDFHEEWDMVAADRAFAPDLMTQIRRTVIAEVDGKAGWSVVTMNANGADTGVLTEVPAQPAPSFSLSIDRYVQNAAQRAVNVPKEQTMMVVIRPSTGAILAVAQNEATDRDGPMATIGQYPPGSIFKTVTAAAAMGAGVATPDTIVPCPSQIVIGERTIPNYNMFSVGSVPMATAYERSCNTSFAKLAGELSADALHVTAASLGVGPDYTVVGLPTTSGSVPPADNLVQRAEDGIGQGKVVVSPFGMALMAATVAHGSAPVPWLIAGRETVVDGERPAIAPEVIDGLRLMMRKVITGGTATRIVDQGEVYGKTGEAEVDGGSHSWFVGYRGDIAFATLLVKGGSSDNAVAVTRDMFAVLPPEY
- a CDS encoding GNAT family N-acetyltransferase, with translation MRSLREPTRRAKVVAARPLANRELAQVLRVLDADPVASCMVAARVQEFGLDARDGFGEMWTRRSPSESLCFSGANLVPLLGDRDALRAFADRAGRWPRICSSIVGRQELALPLWEMLSDRWGAPRDLRATQPLLALSQAPAVRADPEVRRAVPAELDRYLEAAIAMFIEEVGVDPRAGDGGRAYRRRIRSLIESGRAWARFEDGRVVYKAEIGSLSRRTGQIQGVWVHPDRRGRGLGTVGTAAVAEAVVASGRVASLYVNDYNAAARRAYSRVGFRQVATFATVLLD